The Planctomicrobium piriforme genome window below encodes:
- a CDS encoding SpoIIE family protein phosphatase, with protein sequence MSNRLILLQDGQAKTFELKSTDLFIGRLPECEVQLASNMVSRKHARVYLEGGNHYVEDLGSGNGTFVNGQKIVKPHKLKTNDRLKFGPVLLRFESDTPGSGSHAVSRALDQASRMTAVEISDDQERPTSTILGSLDSAAGFSLDVRPQEKLKAVLEISRALAGTVEVEKLLPRILDSLFQIFPAADRGCILLKDPRTGEMITRAMKHRREGEDASVKLSRTIVNSVLNQKKAVLSADAASDARFDASESISSLTIRSMMCVPMLDLQGEPIGIINIDTQNPLTQFRNDDLDIMMTVAGQAALTYETAKLLQSYAQKQKQDNEMNIARNVQHALLPEHLPEVHGYQFFASYDSAQAVGGDYYDVIPTKDGRIWLAFGDVAGKGVPASLVMSRMSSVVRSVSEFVTDASEAVARINDHMCAKAVEGRFVTFVLIILDLHQHKMSIVNAGHMAPMVRKPDGGIVEVGEEAVGVPIGVIEGFTFDTVEADIAVGETVVIYTDGVSEAMNAKNDLYGMERLRTFVGKGPIPPSELGVAIREDVRKFANGWEQNDDITLMVFGRTA encoded by the coding sequence ATGAGCAACAGGCTGATTTTACTGCAGGACGGACAGGCCAAAACGTTCGAACTCAAAAGCACCGACCTCTTCATCGGGCGGCTCCCTGAGTGCGAAGTGCAGCTGGCGTCGAACATGGTCTCGCGCAAACACGCGCGCGTGTATCTCGAAGGGGGCAACCACTACGTCGAAGACCTGGGGAGCGGGAACGGCACCTTCGTCAACGGCCAGAAGATCGTCAAACCGCACAAGCTGAAGACCAACGACCGGCTGAAATTCGGACCCGTCCTGCTCCGCTTTGAGTCCGACACCCCCGGCTCAGGTTCGCATGCCGTCAGCCGCGCGCTCGATCAGGCGTCGCGGATGACCGCCGTGGAAATCAGCGACGATCAGGAACGCCCCACCTCCACCATCCTCGGCTCGCTCGACAGCGCTGCCGGGTTCAGCCTTGATGTCCGTCCGCAGGAAAAACTCAAGGCCGTTCTCGAGATCAGCCGCGCCCTCGCCGGCACGGTTGAAGTCGAAAAACTGCTGCCCCGAATTCTTGATTCACTCTTCCAGATCTTCCCCGCCGCCGACCGCGGCTGCATCCTGCTGAAAGATCCCCGGACCGGTGAAATGATCACGCGGGCGATGAAGCACCGCCGCGAAGGGGAAGACGCCTCCGTCAAGCTGAGCCGCACCATCGTCAACTCGGTGTTGAATCAGAAGAAAGCCGTCCTCTCGGCCGACGCCGCCAGCGACGCCCGCTTCGATGCCAGCGAGTCGATCTCGTCACTCACGATTCGCTCGATGATGTGCGTCCCGATGCTCGATCTGCAGGGAGAGCCCATCGGGATCATTAACATCGATACCCAGAACCCGTTGACGCAGTTCCGCAACGACGACCTCGACATCATGATGACCGTCGCCGGTCAGGCGGCCCTCACCTACGAGACCGCCAAGCTCCTGCAGTCTTACGCGCAGAAACAGAAGCAGGACAACGAAATGAACATTGCCCGCAATGTTCAGCACGCACTCCTGCCGGAACACCTGCCTGAAGTTCACGGGTACCAGTTCTTCGCCTCATACGACTCTGCCCAGGCGGTCGGGGGCGACTACTACGATGTCATCCCCACCAAAGACGGCCGCATCTGGCTCGCCTTTGGGGACGTGGCTGGAAAGGGAGTGCCGGCCTCGCTGGTGATGTCGCGGATGTCGAGCGTCGTCCGCAGCGTCAGCGAGTTCGTCACCGACGCCAGCGAAGCGGTCGCCAGAATTAACGACCACATGTGCGCCAAAGCGGTCGAAGGCCGGTTCGTCACGTTCGTGCTCATCATCCTCGACCTGCACCAGCACAAAATGTCGATCGTCAACGCCGGCCACATGGCCCCGATGGTCCGCAAGCCTGACGGCGGCATTGTCGAAGTGGGTGAAGAGGCCGTGGGCGTGCCGATCGGCGTGATCGAAGGCTTCACATTCGACACCGTCGAAGCAGACATCGCTGTCGGCGAAACCGTGGTGATCTACACCGACGGCGTGAGCGAAGCGATGAACGCGAAGAACGACCTCTACGGCATGGAACGCCTCAGAACCTTCGTCGGCAAAGGCCCCATCCCGCCGTCAGAACTCGGCGTCGCCATCCGCGAAGACGTCCGCAAATTCGCCAACGGCTGGGAACAAAACGACGACATCACCCTGATGGTGTTTGGCCGAACTGCGTGA